GGAGTGGCGCCTTTCCGTGCAAATCCACAAGTTCTTGGGGTTGGACTGACATGTACCGTCTCACCGTCCGGCGTCACTTCGACGCTTCGCACATCGTGGAGGGCCACCCGGGCAAGTGCGCCCGCCTGCACGGCCACCGCTGGGTGGCGGAGGTGGAGATCGACTGCCCGCGGCTGAACGAGATCGGCCTGGCCATCGACTTCGCGGACGTGAAGCGGGCGCTGGACGAGGTCCTGCCCGACCACGGCCACATCAACGACGTCCTGCCGGAAGGGT
The genomic region above belongs to Clostridia bacterium and contains:
- a CDS encoding 6-carboxytetrahydropterin synthase, whose amino-acid sequence is MYRLTVRRHFDASHIVEGHPGKCARLHGHRWVAEVEIDCPRLNEIGLAIDFADVKRALDEVLPDHGHINDVLPEGYNATAERISQWLYETLAPRFAAMGGRLARLTVWETPDAGATYIPDGEDRGAGAR